From a single Callithrix jacchus isolate 240 chromosome 5, calJac240_pri, whole genome shotgun sequence genomic region:
- the LOC128932092 gene encoding uncharacterized protein LOC128932092 yields the protein MIQAQLGPSSSEKQSCAAWREEKAYIREDRPQQKVLFSSIITGPSPEPQLNSKCGHRHISKDGPASSSSAVAGIPALLWHLLPSLQSALCVLRQPLPALTPAQCFISTQEAAFNPASPLYYFQLKRWALE from the exons ATGATCCAGGCCCAGCTGGGCCCCTCTTCCTCTGAAAAGCAG AGTTGTGCGGCCTGGCGTGAGGAGAAAGCCTACATCAGGGAAGATAGGCCCCAGCAGAAAGTCTTGTTTTCCTCTATTATAACAGGCCCTTCCCCTGAGCCTCAGCTGAATTCCAAGTGTGGAcacagacacatctcaaaagatGGCCCAGCCAGCTCATCCTCAGCTGTGGCTGGAATCCCAGCGCTTCTCTGGCACCTgctgcccagcctccagagtgcCCTGTGTGTCCTGAGGCAG CCCTTACCAGCCCTCACCCCAGCTCAGTGCTTCATCTCCACTCAGGAAGCAGCTTTCAACCCTGCAAGCCCTCTTTACTACTTTCAGTTGAAAAG GTGGGCTCTGGAGTGA